One segment of Primulina tabacum isolate GXHZ01 chromosome 14, ASM2559414v2, whole genome shotgun sequence DNA contains the following:
- the LOC142524379 gene encoding very-long-chain 3-oxoacyl-CoA reductase-like protein At1g24470 isoform X1: MVPIPYCIDHLKTQPAWIIFLSSLAVFSIFKKFMLVLQWVFRTFIRPEKDLKSYGSWALVTGSTDGIGLAFAFKLAEKGLNLVLVSRDPNRLKQISGEIQAKYPEIEVKVLEIEFSSDLAVSRVNGALKEMIQGLDIGVLINNVGITYPGAMYFHEVGENIWMNLVKVNVLGTTHVTKAVIRGMIRRGRGAIVNIGSGAAIVVPSHPLYAIYAASKAFELACRYVDQFSRSLYMEYKHRGIDVQCQVPLYVSTKMAASVAFVEKPSVFIPTAQHYVEAAIRRIGHESRCTPYWAHSIQWFFASILPDFLLDTWRLSIGRQRLL; the protein is encoded by the exons ATGGTTCCAATTCCATACTGCATCGATCACCTAAAAACGCAGCCCGCCTGGATCATCTTCCTCTCGTCTCTAGCTGTCTTCTCCATCTTCAAGAAGTTCATGCTGGTCCTCCAATGGGTTTTCAGAACCTTTATCAGACCAGAGAAAGACCTAAAATCCTACGGCTCCTGGGCACTGGTCACCGGCTCCACCGATGGAATCGGCCTGGCCTTTGCTTTCAAACTCGCGGAGAAGGGTCTCAACTTGGTACTCGTCAGCAGGGATCCCAACAGGTTGAAACAAATTTCAGGCGAAATCCAGGCGAAATACCCCGAGATTGAGGTCAAGGTTCTTGAGATCGAATTCTCTTCAGATTTAGCTGTTTCCAGGGTTAATGGAGCGTTGAAGGAGATGATCCAGGGTTTGGATATCGGGGTCTTGATCAACAATGTGGGGATTACGTATCCAGGAGCGATGTATTTTCACGAAGTGGGTGAGAATATTTGGATGAATTTGGTTAAGGTTAATGTTTTAGGTACGACCCATGTTACGAAAGCTGTGATACGAGGAATGATCCGCCGGGGGAGAGGCGCCATTGTTAACATTGGTTCAGGTGCCGCCATTGTTGTACCTTCCCATCCTCTTTATGCAATCTATGCTGCCTCAAAAGC TTTTGAACTGGCATGCAGGTACGTAGATCAGTTCTCCAGAAGCTTATACATGGAATACAAGCACCGTGGAATCGACGTTCAGTGCCAG GTAcctttatatgtctcaaccaaaaTGGCAGCAAGTGTTGCATTTGTGGAGAAACCATCGGTATTTATACCAACTGCACAACATTATGTGGAAGCAGCAATTAGGCGGATAGGGCACGAATCGAGATGCACCCCTTATTGGGCGCATTCCATCCAGTGGTTCTTCGCCTCCATCTTGCCTGATTTTCTTCTCGACACTTGGCGTCTTTCGATTGGAAGACAACGACTTTTGTAG
- the LOC142524379 gene encoding very-long-chain 3-oxoacyl-CoA reductase-like protein At1g24470 isoform X2 → MVPIPYCIDHLKTQPAWIIFLSSLAVFSIFKKFMLVLQWVFRTFIRPEKDLKSYGSWALVTGSTDGIGLAFAFKLAEKGLNLVLVSRDPNRLKQISGEIQAKYPEIEVKVLEIEFSSDLAVSRVNGALKEMIQGLDIGVLINNVGITYPGAMYFHEVGENIWMNLVKVNVLGTTHVTKAVIRGMIRRGRGAIVNIGSGAAIVVPSHPLYAIYAASKAYVDQFSRSLYMEYKHRGIDVQCQVPLYVSTKMAASVAFVEKPSVFIPTAQHYVEAAIRRIGHESRCTPYWAHSIQWFFASILPDFLLDTWRLSIGRQRLL, encoded by the exons ATGGTTCCAATTCCATACTGCATCGATCACCTAAAAACGCAGCCCGCCTGGATCATCTTCCTCTCGTCTCTAGCTGTCTTCTCCATCTTCAAGAAGTTCATGCTGGTCCTCCAATGGGTTTTCAGAACCTTTATCAGACCAGAGAAAGACCTAAAATCCTACGGCTCCTGGGCACTGGTCACCGGCTCCACCGATGGAATCGGCCTGGCCTTTGCTTTCAAACTCGCGGAGAAGGGTCTCAACTTGGTACTCGTCAGCAGGGATCCCAACAGGTTGAAACAAATTTCAGGCGAAATCCAGGCGAAATACCCCGAGATTGAGGTCAAGGTTCTTGAGATCGAATTCTCTTCAGATTTAGCTGTTTCCAGGGTTAATGGAGCGTTGAAGGAGATGATCCAGGGTTTGGATATCGGGGTCTTGATCAACAATGTGGGGATTACGTATCCAGGAGCGATGTATTTTCACGAAGTGGGTGAGAATATTTGGATGAATTTGGTTAAGGTTAATGTTTTAGGTACGACCCATGTTACGAAAGCTGTGATACGAGGAATGATCCGCCGGGGGAGAGGCGCCATTGTTAACATTGGTTCAGGTGCCGCCATTGTTGTACCTTCCCATCCTCTTTATGCAATCTATGCTGCCTCAAAAGC GTACGTAGATCAGTTCTCCAGAAGCTTATACATGGAATACAAGCACCGTGGAATCGACGTTCAGTGCCAG GTAcctttatatgtctcaaccaaaaTGGCAGCAAGTGTTGCATTTGTGGAGAAACCATCGGTATTTATACCAACTGCACAACATTATGTGGAAGCAGCAATTAGGCGGATAGGGCACGAATCGAGATGCACCCCTTATTGGGCGCATTCCATCCAGTGGTTCTTCGCCTCCATCTTGCCTGATTTTCTTCTCGACACTTGGCGTCTTTCGATTGGAAGACAACGACTTTTGTAG